The genomic DNA GGTTAAAGTTAATACAACATTGGGTGAATTGGGTGGCAGAATGAATAATCTGGATCAAATTACTAACTCCAATTCAGCACTCAGTGCCATTGAGCAAGAAGCGAAAGCCAAAGTATCGGAAGTGGATATGTATGAAGCAATAAGTAAGGTTGTGCAAGAACAAAATTCTTTAACTGCCGCTCAACAAGCTTATAGCAAAATTCAGAAATCTACCTTATTCGATTATCTCTGATAGTATTGAATCAAAAGCCGATCTGTTTTTATATGGCAGATCGGCTTTTTTTATTAAGTTTTCCTGATCACTTCCGATATCTTAAATAGTTCAGCGTAACCATGTTTAAGAAACAAAAAAATTCAAAAAAGAATCTAAAGTTTCTCTAGGTCACGCCGATAAATTAAATAAGCAGGCAGAAATAACATATTAATAAGCCTGATAAATTCAAGAATATCGCTTAGGAGAATGAATCATGTCTATGTATGTTAACACTAACGTGTCATCACTGAATGCCCAACGCAATATGGCAACTGCCAACAACGCTATGGATATTTCATACACCCGTCTGGCATCTGGTTTACGGATTAACAGTGCGAAAGATGACGCCGCTGGTTTGCAAATTTCAAACCGTCTGACATCTCAAATTAACGGTTTGGATCAAGGTAACCGTAATGCGAATGATGGCATCTCTCTGGCACAAACAGCGGAAGGCGCTATGGATGAAATTACGGGGATGCTGCAACGTATGCGTACACTGGCGCAGCAATCAGCAAACGGATCTAATAGCAACAACGACCGTACAGCGATTAATGCTGAGGTAACTCAACTTCATAAAGAGATTGACCGTATTTCTACAGATACAACCTTCGGTGGTACCAAACTGCTGGATGGTAATTATGCCGGTGTCTTCCAGGTTGGTTCGGATGCTAACCAGACCATCAGTTTTAGTCTGACCGTTTTTCATTCAAAATGACAGCACTGGCAACTTCTGCTGGTTTGACTGAAACTAGCACCAGCACTGTTGCAACACAGTCTGACGCTCAAGCATTCCTGAATGATATTGATAAACTGATTTCATCTGTGGATAGCACACGCGCTAATTTAGGTGCAGTTCAGAATCGTTTGGATTCAACGGTACGTAACCAGTCAAACATTTCCGAAAACCTGAGTGCTGCCCGCTCTCGTGTTCGTGATGCGGACTTTGCGACTGAAACTGCTAACATGACTAAACAGAATATTCTGCAGCAGGCTGCCAGCACCATACTGAGTCAGGCGAATCAACGTCCGCAAAGTGCATTATCACTACTGAAGTAAATAGGTAGTTAGAAAGAAAGGCGGTGGTTCAGACCGCCTTTCTGGAGACTCATCAGAGGGTGTTCGGGTTGGTACTCTGATTTGTCGGGAGACAACGTTTACTATGTATGCTGACGAAAATATATTTGTCTATATTTTCGTCAGGTTATTCTCCTGAGCATAATGCTCATTTGCCAGCTCTGCTGGCTTTTTTTATTGGAATAGCGCCCAGTTTTTGACGCCATTCATAATCTAGCACTAATCATGCCATATTATATGCAATATTGTGCACTGCAAATCGTTTATAAATATTCGCAATATTCAGCATCTTCGTTAATTTAGCCTTTCAGCAATACATCATATAGGCGGCAAAAATTACCGCTATCGGCAAAAATAACTCTAAAGATTCTCTTTTTTTTGCCGCTAACCAAAGTGAAGCAAAATTATGGGTGTTCGGGAACACTTGTTTTGCGGTACTGCGGGTCAAGATTCGGTTCAGGGATCTCGACCCGTCGAGGAGTAAAGTCGGTTCAACCTTACTTCTCGTTTGATGGGCTTTATGATCCATAACGGATAAGCCCGCAGTCATGATTCATCGGGAGAATTATCATGTCCATGTATATTAACACCAACGTTTCATCGCTGAATGCTCAGCGTAATCTCAATAATACCAACAATGCGATGGATGTATCTTATACTCGTCTGGCATCTGGTTTGCGCATTAACAGTGCCAAAGATGATGCGGCTGGTTTACAGATCTCTAACCGTCTTACTTCACAAATCAATGGGCTGGATCAGGGTAACCGTAATGCGAATGACGGCATTTCACTTGCTCAAACCGCAGAAGGGGCCATGGACGAAGTTACATCCATGTTACAACGTATGCGTACACTGGCACAGCAATCAGCTAACGGTTCCAACAGTACCGCTGACCGAACAGCAATTGGTGCAGAAGTTACCCAGCTCAAAACAGAAATTAACCGTATCTCTACCGACACTACATTTGGTGGCACTAAGCTATTGGATGGTAATTATGCCGGTGTGTTCCAAGTTGGTTCGGATGCTAACCAGACCATCAGTTTCAGTCTGACCGGTTTTTCATTCAAATTTACAGCAATTGCAACTTCGGCTGGTTTGACTGAAACAGGCACCAGCTCTGTTGCGACACAGTCTGATGCTCAGGCATTTCTGACTGATATTGATAAACTGATCTCATCTGTGGATAGTACGCGCGCTAATTTAGGTGCAGTTCAGAATCGTCTGGATTCAACTGTGCGTAATCAGTCAAATGTTTCTGAAAACCTGAGTGCAGCTCGTTCTCGTGTTCGTGATGCTGATTTCGCTACCGAAACCGCCAACATGACTAAACAAAATATTCTGCAGCAAGCTGCCAGCACTATTCTGAGTCAGGCCAATCAACGTCCGCAATCAGCTTTAACATTGTTGCGTTAATAGTTAATACATTAGTTCTTCACTGAACTAAAATTAACAAAATGAGAGGGAGGTTTTCATGGCTACTGATATCAATAATATGACGTCTGCTGTAGCCTCCCCTGTAGTCTTGCGAGATGTGAGTGGCCGTGAGGCCGCTCGCAGTTTAGCTGCATCTGCAGATTCATCTGTAGGCCAGTTACACGCAGAGGATTCAAACGTTAAAAGTTTGACGCCCGGAGCTGGAACTGCAGCAACTAAAATTGAGACTACAGCGGAAAGTAAAAGCAAAGATGCAGAGTTAGAAAAACAGGTACAGGATTTGCACGAAACAGCCGTATTAAAAGGTTGGTCTGTTAATTTTTCCGTGGATAAAGATTTAGATCGCACTGTAGTCAAAGTAGTTGATTCAAAAACCAAGGAAACAATTAGACAGATCCCGAGTGAAGAGTGGTTATATACAGCAAAGCGACTCAAAGAGTTTAGCGAACTGAATGATAAACACCCACAACAACTTGAACCTGGTTTGCTGTTTGATAAAAAAGTGTAGCAAAATGAGTTCGCGGTGATGGTGTATAGTACTCTTAGTTTGTAAGTTATATCCGTCATCGCACTTTAATTTGTTAATGTTCTAACTTTTCTAGCTGGTCAGATCTTATTAAGCAGCTTTAAAAGAATTGATGAGTGGGAGAGAGAATATGGTTGCTATTACATCTGCTGGTGCTGGTTCTGGTATAGATATGGAGAGTATTATCTCTGCCAGTGTTTCGGCTAAAAGATCTCAGTTGCAGCAACCAGTCGTTAAGCAACAAGTCGCTGCACAAACAACACTTTCTGGTGTTGGGAAACTAAAATCAGCGATCTCCACATTCACATCTATATTAGATGACTTATCTGCCGCAGGTGCTTTTAATAAACGAAAAGTTGCCATTACTCAGAGTACAGATGATCCCATTTTAAAAGTAGAAACTAAAACGGGCGCATCAAATGGTCAATACAATATTACTGTCAATAAATTGGCCAAAACCAGCCGTCAGGAAGGTATTTTTGACAGTTCAACCACTGCGTTAGCAACCAGTGATGGGCAGCTGACATTTAGTGCGGGTGGTAAACAATTTACAGTCGATGTTAAAGCTGGCGACACGTTGCAAAATATCCGTAAGAGCATTAATGCCAGTGGGGATAATTTCGGCTTATCAGCTAATATAATCAATACTTCGGATGGAAAAGCTAAGTTAGTTATAGACTCAGGTGTGTCAGGCGATGGAAAGGATTTATCGATCACATCAAGTAACTCCGAATTGAGTATTTTTGCGACTGGTGCTGTTGGAAGCAAGATGACTCAAACACAAGCTGCTAGCAGTGCAGAGATTGATGTTGATGGTAATACTCTGAAAAGTGATACAAATACATTTGATGATACAGTACAAGATTTGAAAATTACGTTACTTAGAACATCAGATAAAGATACTAGTGGAAATTTATTGTCCAACAAAGTTGATATTTCTACGGATAAAACAGCAATCCAGTCAATGGTGCAAAAATTTATTGATGGTTATAACACTTTAATTGATAGCTCAAATTCATTGGGTAAACGTAATTCAATGGTTGCTGGTGTAAATCAAAACGATGGTGGAGAATTAGCTGGTGACTCAACACCTCGGATAATTACTAACTTTCTCAGTAGTTCTGTATCAACAGCGTCAACACTAAGTACCTCTTTTTCTACCATATTTGAAGTCGGCGTTAAGATGGATAATAAAGGAAAGCTTTCGCTTGACGGCACCAAGTTTTCTGATGCATTAGATAAAAACTATGATCAAGTTGTTGCACTATTTGGTAATTCAGCCGGTGTTGCTGGAAGTATGTCTACAGGACTCAAAGAGTACACAAAAACGGGCGGTTTATTATCCCAACGTCAGGATTCATTAAATACAAGTTTAAGAACAATCGCTCAGAAAGAATCAGATATAACTGCTGTGGTTACAAAATATGAGGCTTCTTTGCGGAAAACATACGGCAATCTTGATGCTTTAGTGACGAAAATGAATAAATCAGCTTCATCTTTGTCTGCACTGACTTCCAGTTCATAGTTGATTATTTTTTCTTGTATGTTTTTTAGAGGAAGGGGATATGTATAAAAAAAACCTTAATGCATATAAAAGTAATAGTTTAGAAGCTGATATATCAGTCGCTGATCCACATCGGGTGATCCAATTAATGTTGCAAGGTTTATTAGAGCGTCTGGCACAAACAAAAGGTGCTATTG from uncultured Tolumonas sp. includes the following:
- a CDS encoding flagellin, whose translation is VKVNTTLGELGGRMNNLDQITNSNSALSAIEQEAKAKVSEVDMYEAISKVVQEQNSLTAAQQAYSKIQKSTLFDYL
- a CDS encoding flagellin, encoding MSMYINTNVSSLNAQRNLNNTNNAMDVSYTRLASGLRINSAKDDAAGLQISNRLTSQINGLDQGNRNANDGISLAQTAEGAMDEVTSMLQRMRTLAQQSANGSNSTADRTAIGAEVTQLKTEINRISTDTTFGGTKLLDGNYAGVFQVGSDANQTISFSLTGFSFKFTAIATSAGLTETGTSSVATQSDAQAFLTDIDKLISSVDSTRANLGAVQNRLDSTVRNQSNVSENLSAARSRVRDADFATETANMTKQNILQQAASTILSQANQRPQSALTLLR
- a CDS encoding flagellar protein FlaG encodes the protein MATDINNMTSAVASPVVLRDVSGREAARSLAASADSSVGQLHAEDSNVKSLTPGAGTAATKIETTAESKSKDAELEKQVQDLHETAVLKGWSVNFSVDKDLDRTVVKVVDSKTKETIRQIPSEEWLYTAKRLKEFSELNDKHPQQLEPGLLFDKKV
- the fliD gene encoding flagellar filament capping protein FliD, producing MVAITSAGAGSGIDMESIISASVSAKRSQLQQPVVKQQVAAQTTLSGVGKLKSAISTFTSILDDLSAAGAFNKRKVAITQSTDDPILKVETKTGASNGQYNITVNKLAKTSRQEGIFDSSTTALATSDGQLTFSAGGKQFTVDVKAGDTLQNIRKSINASGDNFGLSANIINTSDGKAKLVIDSGVSGDGKDLSITSSNSELSIFATGAVGSKMTQTQAASSAEIDVDGNTLKSDTNTFDDTVQDLKITLLRTSDKDTSGNLLSNKVDISTDKTAIQSMVQKFIDGYNTLIDSSNSLGKRNSMVAGVNQNDGGELAGDSTPRIITNFLSSSVSTASTLSTSFSTIFEVGVKMDNKGKLSLDGTKFSDALDKNYDQVVALFGNSAGVAGSMSTGLKEYTKTGGLLSQRQDSLNTSLRTIAQKESDITAVVTKYEASLRKTYGNLDALVTKMNKSASSLSALTSSS